In the genome of Chrysoperla carnea chromosome 5, inChrCarn1.1, whole genome shotgun sequence, the window ACTACTCTTactcattatcaaaattaaaatgtctTAACATGTTCTAGCAATCTTAACAttgaataagtaaaatttaaataaatagtttatgaATTACATTTAAGAAACTTGAAGAACATTATGAATGATTCATTAACTGAATCAGTGCTGAAATTATTTGCCATTTTGTTAAGTtctttatttcacaaaaacaaactatttaatAGATGCTGAGCCGAATGCCTATCGAACGTTAAAATTTCCATGAATCTTCTAAGTCTATGGTTTCAGAGAGAGAAGTTGACTCTTAACTGTAgttttctttttctaataaactgtcataaatattgtattaatttgacaaataatatgaaaataatgcttttgttttaaaagtttaattttagttCTCATTACcataaaatcgatttaaaaatgaCAACGGAAGCTTTAGTTGATGCTCTTCCTTATATTGACCAGGGTTACGATGAACCCGGTGTTAGAGAAGCTGTAAGTTAAATTTATAAcctcacatttttatttttcaatatttctttattaagtcttgaataatttttgataatatttttatacaggcAATATCAATGGTTGAAGATGAATGTAGACGATATAGgccaacaaaaaattatctagaGGCTTTACCTCCATTAAATTTAAGTGCATTTGAAACAGCTGCACTTCGTACAGAATTGGAACGATTACAAAATCGTGCACCTATGGATACGTTAAGTATGAAACGTTACGAATTACCACCACCACCAGCTGGTCGTTTAGGTGAACCTCAAGCTTGGGCTGAATGTGTCGATAATAGTTGTGCTCAATTAGAACATCAGCGTGTTCGGTTACTGAATTTACGACTTGCATTAACGCATGGCCCAGCTGCATGGAGGCGATATttggaaactttaaaaaatgttgatgaTAAAGCTCAGGCAAGATTAAAAGAATTAAGAAGCGCTTTACACGATGTTAATTGGCAGCGAAAGTCATTGCAAACACGTGGAGGTGATCAACTACGTGGTTTAGAAGCACGGTGGGTTGCACTTGTATCACATAACTATGAATTAGAACAAGCCTGCTCACAATTAGAGGATGAATTAGCTTTACTTGCAAAGGAGACACCGACGAATGAAAATACACCAGAATGAATGCAAATCAATCAGAATAAAcctattaattttaagttcttaaaaaatcaatttactcGTCcctttgtataataaataaattttctaatagaaatataataaatttaaattattataagaaaaaatactGTCTATGCTAttgtttctgtaaaaatacACATTCATAGAAAACTTGGTGATAAAACAGGTAAGTAGAtgacatttgatttttttatttactttctgTGAAATTATTGAGACGCCAACATTTCtattttcgttttctttttttgttctttaacaaaaaaatatacaaagaaCCCCgaaatattagataggaaaatgtctttctgtaaaactttttctactccatcctaaaatgttctttggatcattctgatcaaaatctctcacggccacaaaaatttttaacgtgtATTTTTCGAGCTACGCGCGATTTAAGCTACGACTATTTTTCTTCAgatcaaaatgttcttcagatcgttctgatcaaaagctctcgcgctcataaaatttttaaaccagtagttttcgagctacgggctatataataataataataatgtatagcTTTGATcgccgtagctcgaaaactaccagttaaaaaattttgtagccaTTAGAGCTTTTGAACAGAACGATcttaagaacattttgggggcggtttgaaaaagtttcacagaaaaccatttttctaGTCATATACCTACTAAAGTCATAtaagtttgtctattttttcaagttatccgattttttgcaaaatttgatcttgtaaaccgttagagatagaacaaaagttttaatataaaacatgttccttataaatgttctttttgtttgaaacattttttcgtaaacatcattgtttatccgtgaagggcgcaaattagggaaaaatttcggtgtccattttctccaaaactataaaagataggaagttgaaaattttcaggtagcttcaactagtggtcttgtgatctttctagaaaaatataaaattctagaaaatgcttttttgaaaaccactgatttttacgaaaacatgttccaaacaaaagttgtttatttttttataagaaaaactttttatatttaaacttttgttctatctctaacggtttaaaagatgaaattttgtaaaatcgtGTAAATTGacaaaatagacaaactttgaaaagctgaATCTCTGAAACTATCGGTCCTATAAAAACCGGCTTGAtctcaaattgttgcaaatttaacctTCCTTACAAAACAATCCTTTCGGgtcaaaatcggcaaaaactgaaatagggtgaaaattttcgaggtttttctTATATTTCGGCATGATCCTAATCGGCATGATAATATTGcctttacattgcaaacaacatatcaaaaaaacaaaaatatctgattTGAGGCAAGGtctaatgtttaatttgattgaatcacATACTTAACCATCTAAATGTATGGGCAGTCCAGGCAGTGTAAATGTATGTTCTGTTccaattttcttgtttattttgcTTACTTCgcttatattataatattgataccacaataataacaaaataaaatatttctataatttttttttattaatcaccgaaaattacaattatttaacaGGTAACTTGAAGATTTAAAGGAATTCTTTTGGTAATCGgttcgaaaatttgaattttataccaataaatttaaattttcaaatgtaatacaattttcttttttcgaacatttgtacaatttattttcattttctataatttcattctaattacattttatttttattatatatctctttttgaaatttgattttttttattaaaataaaattatacaaattttagtttgatgattttaaaaaatgattatattcaATGGAATATTTCTTCAAcgtgacaaattttatttggataCAAGAACAAACAATATATTCTATTAGCCTACGCACTAACTAAAATTGAGTTTGACGACTTATTACTTTATTACTTATAGACGTGCTGAAAAAGGGTAAGAACGAAAgaaaaaaaggaagaaaaatAAAGGCTTATTACTGGCAAAACCCATCGACTATAGAAGTCGTACAATTTTCTCTACTTGGCAAAGTacgtaatatcgaaaattggcCGAAGGTCTGTCTACAGCGGAAGCTCTAAACGAAACATTAAAAGATTATTACAAGTAATTTATTATGAGACCAAATCTGCTCATACAAATACAAatcactaaaaatttaaatttaaatgggaTAAAAATTTCGGATGTGTCAATTGcacgtttatttgtttttcaattacgATACCCTTGAAGGGaagcaaattttaataaaattttatgtaaaatttttatttttaaagatttttaggGGTTAATGACAAGATAAGCAGGTTTTAGAAATACTTATAAAACTAATCTCGGTAGTTCAATCCTATAGGAAATAATCGTGGCTCGGCAAGTCTGAAAGAAAGCATCTAAGTACATGGGTATCTGTAAACGTTATGCTTTTTACAGGAAAGAATATAACGTATAATCTAACAAGAAACAATGTGCGTTTATAAGCAgttcattttccatttttctctaAAGCGTGCAATtacaaaaaagagaaaaaaagtttttcggcACTAAAATTTGTCACGTTTACAAAagcacacaatttttttttgttattaaaattacacaaaacaTGTTCCTTAAAGCTAATTTAATTTGCTGATACtgtttactttatttaagtagaaatgaaaacattttccaATGTTTAGTTTAGACAAGGTGTCTCAGATAAGTATAGACAGAAGAAAAGCAATTCTACATtgaatttccattaaaaaagtaattacgCAGTTTTTGGATTCGAAGTATTATTTACGAGAAACGACTGCTTTGTTAATTATCATTTGTTATTGTGACAATTTCTCGATGAATATtagtcatattaaaatttttataataaccagTTGTGGAAAATAGTtaacgataataaaataaattaaatattgccTAAAACCTGTGACATTCATGCTTAAAATCGCCATATTCGCGAAATCATTATCAAGTCAATAGAAGTCAGGcctgaaaaattttggagttgaaaataagtaatgcaaaattaaataaagttgtcTTACTTcccctttttttaaaaacaattcactTTTTGAAGTCAAAATGTTggcttacatattatttttttaattaagttttgtgtaattttcataattaaattaatatttctattattttaatttacataaaaatttatttaaataacaattcgtttaaaaattattactaaaatcattacaaaataacagtctttatttataatacaatgaTGAATCCTTTTGTGATTTTCACCACTTTCGGATcctaaatttgtatacaaaatcaacaaatgaaaaatgaataattctaCGAACCCataacaagtttatttttttcatacaacaGCATgcaaattttaggaaaattaataaggaaacatattaaaaaataataaaactgcagtaaagaaatttttttcatatagatTCCCATCGCTTCAAACCACATTTTTCCTTGACTTTCGTTAAgggaactgcaagttgctcctcaaagaggatatcttaaaaagggccaatcttagatgaagggaggaacgtacttgtggaactacaagacagatatagtCTGAGTACAATTGCAGGCGTTTCGAAGATCTTATATTACTTcaaagggcctctgttcgcaaagttatTGCGGCTATTACATGAGACTGGTTGGGCGACATGcatgggcctggcagtgtatcacgactactgcaggagctgtcacagtggtgaggaggaggagacaatgtctcatcttctctgtcactgcccagctcttgtcatgaggagatggacttacttgagccagcctctctttgacgacctctccgacctgaagtccatcgacgtcaaagctctcctgctgtttttaaacagctccaaatggttcatggagtagtggccggggatgggccaaccctttgtcggtatcacaacggaccctatggtctaagtgtgtctcaccATAGGACAGCTactctaatctaacctaaccttcaTTAAGGGTAACGAAAATTTAATGCCTACAGATAAATTATTGGAAGTCTTATTTTCACaagtacaatataaaaattcctaaaatataaaaattattggaatttaCCTATTCTgctaaaaaataagtttttcaataaaaattatacatgagattattaaaacataaaaaaattaggtaTCAATAgtgaaaagttgaaaaattatacGTAGATTTTGAGCCGATGAATCTGAACCTGCCTTAGGGTTTCGCTAGGGCACGCCCTTTATCTAGATGGTAATCCGATGAAATTATACCATGTGATCTTTGACGCTAAAAGTTAGCGTCAGACATCACCATGAAATCGCACTCGAATCACACTCACTAtatgtaaatacatattttattttgaagattttatattttttagtatgttcATCATTGCTATATTGACTATGTCTTATCGAACAGGGCAATAAGTATCTAAGCTGTTCGCAGGTTTTACAGGAATCGTTCAATGGGTTATTTGCGGAGTGCTATTAAACTAGAGAGTGGAAATTGAAGATAGGGATGCAAAAGAACAAAAGGGATGTTTTTTCATCCCTATCTTCAATTTccactttctaatttaatagcACTCCGCgcttttttcatctttaataatttattaaacgatTCCTACAATAAAAACCTGTAAACGTCTTAGTTTCTTTCTATAGTACATAACTAATGTACTTAGactattaactaaaaattttaaaactgttctTCGATAGAAAGTAAACTTGTTATGGCTCTTcgactaataaaataataaatggttattgaaatatatatagattataaaaaataaaaatttatacagttttgttttaaagtaacaatttaatattttacataaataaatagacAAGGAGAGCGTaattgtttcgaaaatttttttttgtgatataagTTCATAAATTGGTTGCTGTATTATCCGTGATTCATTAAGTTGCTAGCAGGTTCGAATCTAGAACTAAATGTTGAAGGCAGCTCGCCTTGGAGAGgccctgtatcaaaattagttgGGGGCCCAAATTAAGAATAAAGATTTCTCACGAATGAAACTAAAatgcttgcattaaattaaattaaatatttattggttaTAAGTTATCACTTTCTCCTAGACATTGAGCTagccaaacaattcaaattaaatatatactttgtttttaatctttttttcggcaaattgatttattaaatcatagcTGAAGAtgatttcagtttttctaaaatttctccCTCTATAGACAATAGTGAAAAGTCTGATAGATAGCCTTTCCTGTCCCATCGAAGTcctaaagtaatttttatcagttttaattttaaaaaacttttgtcagCTGTTGCGGTTGTATATGGAAGGTTCAAGAATAGAAAGCATGTTGTTATTACCTCCGGAAAACCAGATGCATggctattgaattttatcagcaATAATTCCATGACTTCTTTAATGGaatgcattttttgaatttcagatTTTAAGCATGTTTTCAGAGCACACACGTTAGGGTTCTCTGTAGTCCGGGGGCCCTATATCATTTGGTTTAGATTAGTTATTTCTGTACCTATTGTATCACAAGATTTTCATAACAATCGCGTCCTCATTGCCttgtttaaaaagatattttaaataaataaataaattattgctatattttttactaatttgattataatttcgtctctcaaaatatcaaataaattgagGGCTATATAATATCATACTATATATAATTCGTTTTTTGatcgtaaattattttttttacttaaaattttaatcaattccttaaatcaaatatttaaaatgacttttGATTTACTATtccaggaaaattattttttttgaaaataatttataacaattagcTTAATTGTTTCTTATCATACAAAATTCTCTAAAACGACAGCTTTAGAAGATAAGAGTGATATGATTAGGCtgagtataaattaaaattttattctttacagTTTTTGGATCCACTACCAGATAGTACATAATGAACACTTTGTATGACACGCCaaatagtagaaaataaattttactacggtttattcttttacattttatatctaAGTTTCTCGCATAAACGAATAGTGAGGTCCAAAACCCTCTTCGTGCGTTCGGACCTGAGATTAGTTATTTGAGTTCATGAATGACAAAactagcaaaaaaatttaagagggtaaattatattaaattttattttctagaattacTAGATTACAAACGATAATTACAGTTTATCTCGTTAATGGTAGATCTGATCTAAAGATTGCaaataattttctcttttaATTTATCGCCTATTTCACTCTAAACGTCAAATGAGGTAGTTTTGGCGTATCTCAAAATTCATGTTtggcagaaaaaaaaaaccattatgcTCCTTTACCATTCATTATATGTTTTTTGTGGTTAGAAAGACATTGGTAATGTATGGGATTGCCAAGGGGCTTTAAGCCGGATAAGATCATTAGTAAACTTTTTtgggtaaatttttcaaaaataattgatcgtgttacataaataaacttgttattttaaagaaaaaaaggttAAGACTACAAATTAACCGCAGTTGAAAGTTGCATATAATGGCTGCGTTTAGACGAATTGTCGATATATGAGGGGTCGTTACTAACTGAGCAATAACGAGCGCTCATATCAGCTGGACCCATTGACTTTATAGTTATACATAGACTAAGCATCACCTATCTTTCCGTACAGACTACAGTGAGAAGCGTGCTAAAacctgaggtaattgcttaggtaaGCTAATGacatttatccaaaaaatacttttatcaaaaaaatatacattgaatatagggatatttatcaaaaaaacatacattgaatggcaaattttcatatcacaaaatgttttacctataatatcgtgatttcactgaactttttcacttatcactttacatttttttacgaATATACAATGGATTTGACCTaaacaattacctcagatgttggcacgcttaaaatcgtttgacactcagtctatgTAATGTAATGTCAATTGCTGGATCATAACCAATTATACTTACCAACGTAtatctacaaaatttcaaaccgttgcaaattattttcaaattttttatggtttttacctggatctttaaaaatttatttaaagctatcttaacaatttttaagttgtttgttttattttcattccgTTTTCTTGATTCAAAGTTAGGCTTCAGCGTCCACATTTTCTAATAGGATAAGTATTtgctattttatcaaattttaaaatcttaggCAAATAGCAGATTTTCAACTCTTAAAAATTTgctatttcatcaaattttaaatcgattcacAAAACTGAATcgcaattttataatgaaaagccctattaattagtaataggtttaatatgttatttttttcaattcaaatttgtttaaaaaaacttattgtaaATCATATCTAATAGTGCAGTTAAGGATGtcacaaataaaggaaaataaaagaaactgcTCGCATCTTGCTTAAACCTCAttgaatgtgtttcttaggcgTCAAATATCAATGGTAAAGTAGTAGTTAGttgtgcaaatgtttctatttgttgaTAAACAATAtggtaacaagtgaaatttacaaaacttaaaaaacttcCGAATAATTTTGCggatatggaaccctaaactggcatttgaaacatatctaagaacacccttcattaaattgcctttttccttaaaacctttCCCAAattgagccgatttggaagataaCCGacaatttttttcgggtacgaaacccttaaatcgcaattgaaacataactaagatcattttctattaaattaccttttaaacacaaccaaaaaactcaaaatcggttcatccgtttagacgctacgattcacagacaggcagacacatagcggtcaaacttatcctttttttttagttcgggggttaattaAATGATCAATGCAAAAGTTgtcttaataattaataaataggcaacttgtaatacataaatatttgtgtttgtcaaaaatcgaaaaactgttatacatgtataacttactagctgttacccgcccgctttgctgggcaacatccccacttgcacccctccctccacatttccttgcgttggataacagttttgtaatgtacacgtcatgctcttttatttgatatcccacttaagtatatttgtaaatattcgataattccttcccactttctcgctacacctttctaccctccgaaggttaaaaaaatttctaaatgtaatttaaaacattctgaccaagttttgaactattaaaagccataattgaaaaatatgaatattttattcatgaacacccccgcaaccccccttgtgggtggaatttcgtaaaatccgttcttagctgacctctacttggcaaacggaatattcctgccaaatttcaagtctctaggtcttatagttccagagatatcgtgatgagtgactatctatatctatagaaagtctcctatatatatacaagatacatgatacaagttgcctattaattattatttatgagatTTTAGCAAATTGCGagcgatttctttcatttttctttattagccgatttttgaaacatcttttactgttctataagttttattttttaattttaaatgttaatttgacGGTTTTTTGTAGTTCGTTTACGAATTATCGAAGTGACATTATAAAAATGGATAATCATGTTTTAGCGagaacttaattttaaataaaaaatttaatatatagtcACATActtttatgaagaaaatttgatgaatccggttttttgcttaataaattatcgtttttattacattttctaattaatttttataaagcttAATACCCTATTGAATTATAGTTAAATTACTATAGGATGTTTTATGTCAATCGTAATTCTTAAGACAAAACTATTGAACGTATTTTCTATTTCGAAGACATTGCATTTTTGAATTCCGAGTAGTATTTTCACGGAAGAAAACGGAATAAAGATTTATCCAAACGAACACGTaaaatcaagttaaaaaaaaactaatttaaaccGAGGTAGTTATTTGTTCTATAACTTGTACATTACGTATAATTGGTCGTTTATAGTTAGCCCAATGATGATTATCCCAACGTGTTGCTAAACCTTCCGGTACACTCTTTGAACTACGCAATTGTTGTGGCTTAAAATATTGGTTACAATTCATAAAATCAGCTTGATCTGTAATACAATGAACCGATGATTGTGGTATAACCATTGCTGGTCCATCAGGATAATTCATATGAGCGGCATACGATAAACTTTTATGTAAACCATCTCTATAGTGATACTGATTCGGTTCACgaatgattttaaatgaatgtCGATGATGTGGATTACGATTAATAAATGATGCatgatgattatgattattatattgattCATAACACGCTCATAATGATTTGgtacagtatttatatttgaattaaaatgatttgatgAATTATAACTATTTGTTGTATTATAACGATGATTATTAAATTGCGGTGATATTGGACATAAACATTCACTATTTATATTTGATGTAAATGAATTTGATGGTTCTGGTTTTTTGGCATAgcctacaaaaaataaaagaacagCACCGATCATTGtaaatacaaaactaaaataataaccaGCTTTTGGATTTGTTTGATTTATGTAACCAGTTATTGGTACACCTATTAATATTGGTATGGATTCAGCACCTTGTACAAAACCCCATGCTTTTGTAAAATGTCTGGCACGTACACGTTCtaatgtaaacatttttaatgaatacaTAAAACCACCTAAACATATGCCGTAAAGGCATACGAATAATACATAGCCATGATATCCTTGGACAGCGCTCAATGCTAATAATGAAAcacctgaaaattaaaaaaatatatatttaggaTGTCTTGGGATCTTAcgctattattttaaacaatataattaatttgaagtaTTTACCAATTCCAACCATAGCAGCTTGACATAAGTACTGTCTACTAATTAAACATTGTGAACTAGGGCGTACTGTAACTAGCCCAAAACCAACGCAACCTAATGCGGTCGCAAAACCAAGGaatgtttgtaaaattactAATGCACTATCTTCTAAGCCCTCATTGTATCCTTGCAGTGCCTAAAAAAggtacaaattaataattatataatattggaaatatttagTCAAGAGtttgtttcatttattattttagaattggAGTTATTTgcatatcaatttattattgaattgaatGGTCCGATCGAAGGTtaagcatataaataaattattattaccagATAGAATACAGGAGTATATAAACCTAACGCAGCGGTTGCAGCTGCTGCAAGAAGCATACGTAAAGTTCCACTACGTAATggtgaaaaatcaaataatggCGGTTTTTTTACACGTATATGTGTCTTCTTTTCTTTAACCTTCTTacgttgattttttaaatgcattattGCTCTACGTTGAGGATGATATAAGCTTGCTGGACGATATACAATTCCAAGAAAGAAACCAACGGTTAACAACCCTGTTACAGCTTGTAAACCAAGTCTCCAACCAAgtttcctaaaaataaaaaattgttattcttattattagCATTAAcgcatattatattatttaataattttttgattgcacGTACAAACTTCAATTTGACGAATATAAGGTGGtgtcgaattatcgaatttgtcggactaTAGAGTACTTCCGCAATCCCCCTGTAGCCCGaaactttttggaaaaaaataccTCGTAATCCGTcaaattacatatcaaagtgataagatttcaatcattttctaatttcagaCACGaagaattcatatatttataataaatctgcatTGCCGTTATAATTATGGCAGATCACAAGGGGGCCCGATTACCGCGGGACTactgtattagttttttaaattaaaaacagagaaatttaattttgatttgaaggCATAACTTTGAGTTAActtagagtaaaaaaaaaaaaagaaaaacgaacaAACCCCACTGCTTCTTTGTAGAGCACAGAAAATAGTGCAACTCCAACTCCAGTACCAGCTTGTACAACCATCTCAACGAATTCACGTCTTCGTTTAAAGTAATGTGCAAGCACTAATCCAGATGTTTCACGTACCATTCCGGCGCCAGCGCCAAGGACAAACCCATAACTGAGTAATGCTTGATGATATTGTGTGGCAAATGATGTGAACAAGCACGCCAACGCCATAATTAAACCGCCAAGTACGGCAGTTAATCGTGTTGATTTTCGCCGGCATACAGCTACTATAATTGGAGCTGATAGAAATGATACACATAAACACATTGCTCCCATCCATGCtgaaacattgtttttttcccaagtattattttttaataaaaaatacctacTGAGAAAACTCTAGTCTTACTAGAATCAAGCGTTAAATTGatgttatattaataaatctTTTGCTTGTGGATATAAAGTTTCAAATGCGAAAATGCACCTTGTCATATGTCGCTTGCAGGCATCGCTAGGAAGTTtactacaaaatttacaaattaaagaGGAGGACTGACGGCCTTGAAAAAAGGAGAAGGATGCAAACTTCAATGAATTTTACAAGATTCTGTTAAATTGCTTAAGGTTCATAAATTCTCCTGGAAACAACTTGGTCTGTCAAAGAATACATACACTTAAACTCGCTTTTACTAAGCTATGTTGGAATAGTAGAATATATGCAAGGTGTCATAAAGTATAAAACGGCTGAAGAAGTCGAAAAACTTCTTCGACCGTTTCCATACTTGATAGACTATAGTGTATATGATTATAGCCAATTTCCGACTGCACAGTCTGAGGAAAATTCTTTGGCTTAAGGATCAAACTCCATAAGACGAACGCAACTCAGAACCCACGGTACacgacataaaaaaatttatatgttgatTTCGGGCTGAAAACTATGAGAATGAGAACGAtgtaaaagttttcatttaacaAACAATGAATGCAATTACACCAACATCTCAACAAAAAACATcagttgaataaattttattataa includes:
- the LOC123300641 gene encoding pre-mRNA-splicing factor SPF27, which encodes MTTEALVDALPYIDQGYDEPGVREAAISMVEDECRRYRPTKNYLEALPPLNLSAFETAALRTELERLQNRAPMDTLSMKRYELPPPPAGRLGEPQAWAECVDNSCAQLEHQRVRLLNLRLALTHGPAAWRRYLETLKNVDDKAQARLKELRSALHDVNWQRKSLQTRGGDQLRGLEARWVALVSHNYELEQACSQLEDELALLAKETPTNENTPE
- the LOC123301272 gene encoding monocarboxylate transporter 2-like, whose amino-acid sequence is MLKQSSSADHLSWSSPESLSGPCSPLHGAPTIMPTTGGGQQWIQHTTNPHMIPIDPQITNDCCAQCQPTQQQMHGGRYAPIHSRSQSINSYSNIPQICHGQCYKEIHQQAPPRIYNTQPRAGSGAINNLDDEESTYPMLCDRELHSLHRNVPALRRRDIDTAAIRSHYYPEGGWGWIVCGAGFLAHLLTSGLQLAFGLLYLYTTKHVSSRRNPADREPYVMYTAWMGAMCLCVSFLSAPIIVAVCRRKSTRLTAVLGGLIMALACLFTSFATQYHQALLSYGFVLGAGAGMVRETSGLVLAHYFKRRREFVEMVVQAGTGVGVALFSVLYKEAVGKLGWRLGLQAVTGLLTVGFFLGIVYRPASLYHPQRRAIMHLKNQRKKVKEKKTHIRVKKPPLFDFSPLRSGTLRMLLAAAATAALGLYTPVFYLALQGYNEGLEDSALVILQTFLGFATALGCVGFGLVTVRPSSQCLISRQYLCQAAMVGIGVSLLALSAVQGYHGYVLFVCLYGICLGGFMYSLKMFTLERVRARHFTKAWGFVQGAESIPILIGVPITGYINQTNPKAGYYFSFVFTMIGAVLLFFVGYAKKPEPSNSFTSNINSECLCPISPQFNNHRYNTTNSYNSSNHFNSNINTVPNHYERVMNQYNNHNHHASFINRNPHHRHSFKIIREPNQYHYRDGLHKSLSYAAHMNYPDGPAMVIPQSSVHCITDQADFMNCNQYFKPQQLRSSKSVPEGLATRWDNHHWANYKRPIIRNVQVIEQITTSV